A genomic stretch from Setaria viridis chromosome 1, Setaria_viridis_v4.0, whole genome shotgun sequence includes:
- the LOC117840384 gene encoding U-box domain-containing protein 25, which produces MPGSVPLALGLDTAGVQVPWYFRCPISLELMRDPVTVSTGQTYDRASIESWVATGNTTCPVTRAPLADFTLIPNHTLRRLIQEWCVAHRSMGVERIPTPKQPADADLVRSLVAQGPGLPALRRLRALARESDKNRLVMATRETRAALAEVAFGSGSGASEELEAEAMAVLALVGLGEAEAAEVVGREERVTRLGKVLAAGGPLEARVNAGAVVEAAASASGAEARAVLGAAEGVMEGLVALAEEKAHARAVRVGIRGLFALCLAKENRPRAVSAGAASALARRVAEGGAGEPERALAAVERLCRAEGGRDAVVAGAGGGPAAVAALVRAMSGRAAEHAAGALVAVVGGSEALQVEAVRAGAMSQLLLMVQGGCSERAKRKAQHLLKLLRSAWPTTDCIANSDDFLQPY; this is translated from the coding sequence ATGCCGGGGAGCGTCCCGCTGGCGCTGGGCCTGGACACGGCGGGGGTGCAGGTGCCGTGGTACTTCCGGTGCCCCATCTCCCTGGAGCTGATGCGCGACCCCGTGACGGTATCCACGGGCCAGACCTACGACCGCGCCAGCATCGAGTCCTGGGTCGCCACCGGCAACACCACCTGCCCCGTCACCCGCGCGCCGCTCGCCGACTTCACGCTCATCCCCAACCacaccctccgccgcctcatCCAGGAGTGGTGCGTCGCGCACCGCTCCATGGGCGTCGAGCGCATCCCCACGCCCAAGCAGCCAGCCGACGCGGACCTCGTGCGCTCCCTCGTCGCGCAGGGCCCGGGGCTCCCGGCGCTCCGCCGGCTCAGGGCGCTCGCCAGAGAGTCCGACAAGAACAGGCTCGTCATGGCCACGCGCGAGACCAGGGCCGCGCTCGCCGAGGTGGCcttcggctccggctccggggcCAGCGAGGAGCTCGaggcggaggccatggcggtGCTCGCGCTCGTCGGcctcggcgaggcggaggctgcCGAGGTGGTGGGGCGGGAGGAGCGGGTGACCAGGCTCGGCAaggtcctcgccgccggcggcccgcTGGAGGCCAGGGTGAACGCGGGCGCCGTCGTGGAggccgccgcgtcggcgtcgggcGCGGAGGCCCGGGCGGTGCTGGGCGCCGCCGAGGGCGTCATGGAGGGCCTGGTGGCGCTGGCCGAGGAGAaggcccacgcgcgcgccgtgCGCGTCGGGATCCGGGGCCTCTTCGCGCTGTGCCTGGCCAAGGAGAACCGGCCCCGCGCGGTGTCCGCGGGCGCCGCGTCCGCGCTCGCCCGGCGCGTGGCGGAGGGAGGCGCCGGGGAGCCCGAGCGCGCGCTGGCGGCCGTGGAGCGGCTGTGCCGCGCCGAGGGCGGGCGCGACGCcgtggtcgccggcgccgggggcgggcccgcggccgtggcggcgctggTGCGCGCCATGTCCGGGCGCGCGGCGGAGCACGCGGCGGGGGCGCTGGTGGCCGTGGTGGGCGGGTCGGAGGCGCTGCAGGTGGAGGCGGTCCGGGCGGGCGCCATGAGCCAGCTGCTGCTGATGGTGCAGGGCGGGTGCTCGGAGCGCGCCAAGCGCAAGGCGCAGCACCTCCTCAAGCTCCTCCGCTCCGCCTGGCCGACCACCGACTGCATCGCCAACTCCGACGACTTCCTCCAGCCGTACTGA